AGTTTgacttttgattttgattttttgttttcatttttcgtcCTCatctgaatgaaaatgaatcaaaaaagtCACAAGAGAATTGATACattgtgtgtatgagtgTGTATGAGCGTACGGACACAGAACTTTCAATGGAAGCGAATCAATGCCTTTCTCCCGGGAGTAATTAGCTCATGACGATGAAGAAGGAATTCCAAATaacttttttcatccatccgGATGTTTTACTGAAACTGGAAAAAAGTTTCTCAAACACACAGAGACAAagttttttgtgtttttatgtgtgtttgtttgtttctggtGCACAGATCAGATCAAGgaacaaatgacaaaatcCATTAATCGGCGAAAAGTTTTACAATTTTACAGTTTTGCACTACTGCTACTAGCAGGTAATTCCAGTTAGTCCAGAACGACAACAAAAGATTCAATTTTGCGGCAAagacaaacatttttcttgtttctttgttgatgatgaatgctTGGAAAGTGGTGAtggacaaacaacaacaacaacaacaacaagcttAATCAGCCAAGTGtaaaacaaacacagacCGAACAAATggacattttctttttcttttcgattcTTTCTCACGCCGCCGCCCCTCTCTTAaggatgtttttttctgtctcaGTAAGTTGAAAGCTTTTATTTCTGGTCTGTCGAATTTTCATTaagaaaagagagaaagagagagaatggaaacaaaaatgccGATATCCATTAAGGGAGAAATTGTTTTCACCTGGACAAGCACGTGCTTTTAAGGTCGAAATAGAGTAGTGGGTGTCGAACAATCGATAATCGATTAGTGAATCAATGGTCGGCCGGTCCTTATGGTCTGGCGGTTAATGAGAAAAaggtgttgttgttctgttgttgttgttgttgtttgaaagcGGCGTTTTtcatgttgttttgtttcataataTGTGACATGCGATATATGTCGCATTGGGCAATTTGTcggtttggtttgtttgtgtgaCATATTGTGAGACGGAGAATGGATGTGCATTATGTAAagtgatgtgatgtgatttGATAATCGATGGCTGACTGAATGGATAGTTTTAATGGATTCATCATAACaatgaattgatcatttgtGAAATAAATCTAGTCTGCTCTAGTCAATTTAGTTGGTGcatttaacaacaacaacaacaacgaatacAATATAGATCCATTAAGATGAATAATGCACACATTCAGATCTAATCGATCAGCGAGATCAAgttcctgttgttgttgtcgttgttggaAATGGAACCAATTTAGTCAGATTGCAACTCAAAGTCATTAACAACAAGAATTGTTCACAGAGACCCCAGGAAACAGGTGTCAGAACAAAGGCGATGACCGATCACAAAGGTGAGACCTAGGCTAATTTCCACCCATTAAGATTCCGAAAAGGTCACAAAGGTTAATGGAGTgcgagaaaagaaaatggctGGTTGATATGTCCATTAACCTTTTGGATTTTGAAAATGGGAATAATTCACAATTGAGTCtattcattaattgattcatcaattcaattaggGACCCTGAGGGTCCTAGTTTtatgttttgatttgattcgatgattGTTTCGCGTTTCATGTAGTTTCATGCATTCAGACACAATGATTGGCATCCATTTAGGCACTAATGCTCGATCGATGgcttcacacacacacacacataattgatcgatcgagATCGAGATCGAGTATGAACAACATGGTCATATAGAGTCGGTTATGCAGGCATTAGATTTGATGCTTGAAATGGATTTTTGTCTGATCAGTAGACTCGgcattcttttgttgttggacaacatttatcattttctcaCATTCAGATTCGTCTGGCGCGtctaaattgaattaatcaattaattagcCACAATCTAGCATTGCAATCAGTAGTAGGTTTGTCGGTCTTTTTCTGAAGAATCTAATCACTGGTCACATCGTTGAACCTTGGATTGgattaaaattaatcaaaccAAGAAGAGAAAGTGTCAactattgattgataaaagaTTGGCCAagtttaatgaatgaaatgagcAGCAGGTGTTGAACAGTCAAATAGTATGCTAATTGAGTTGATCGCCTACCTTTTCCTGTTGTTGCATCTGTTTCATTAGGATGCTGCGTTTTTTGTCTTTACATCGTTTATTTTGAAACCTGAAATCGAACAAACGAAACAAGACAAACGAAAGATTGGTCAACACAGAGCAATTACATGGCTGTGTATAATACTCGGGCACTTACCATACACGTATGACCCGTGGAGAAAGGCCAGTCATCTCGACCAATTGCTCCTTCATCAATGCATCCGGACGTGGATTGGCATTATAACATGAACGTAGTGTGTGCAGTTGCTTCTCGTTGAGAACAGTACGAACACGTGTTGGTTTGTGATCAGGATTCTTATTCGAATTATGGTGATgtgacattgatgatgatcgatgcGATGATGAGgatcgatgatggtgatgatgatgatgatgatgttgaccaCTTGAATTTGTCGATGaagaatttgttgatgatgagttgttgttgttgttgttgttgttattgtttgagtttgattgatttacaCTATTCAATTGGTTCGATGGCTGTagaggtggtggtggtggtggtggcggctGCGGTAtcactgatgatgacggcGGTGTCATTGATCCTGACGATATAGACAGCGATGTTGTCAGCGGTGGATCCATGTGAAGAGCTATGagaattgaaatggaaagaaaaaggacgtttttcaattttcaagtGATAATTGGTGAAAAGTGGCCacttgattgaaaatttgtttttctcctGAAGCGAAAAAACCTGggaaaatcaaacaaaaacttaCCACCGGATAACGAGGATAAATGTGTAGGTGCACCGGCACCACCGCTTGGCGATATATTGCTACTATTCATGTGGCCGTTTAGATCACCACCCGGTCCGGGTATTATACCGGCCGGATGTAAAGGCATCgacggttgttgttgatgatgcaCCGGATTATTAATTGACGGTGATCCTGGAGCACCAAGACCTAACAATTGGCTAGCAGCACTGACATTATTCTCTTTCAAACATTCCGGTGTCACAGGTGTTAAAGgcgttaatgatgatgatgttgacgatgacgacgatgatgatgaggaagaGGAGGACGATGaggatgaagatgatgatgacaatgagtGATTCGATGCGGACAAAccatgttgctgttgttgaggtggtggcggtggtggtggtggtggttgatgATGCAGATTAGGATGTAATGAAGGTGGTTGGCGATGATGTAGCAGTTGCGGCGGACCGATAAAGTGGCCATGTGGATGGAGATGATGCGATAACGGTGGATGATGGCCACCCAAAATGGTCACAACGTCGTTGGCTCCGTTGAAGCCAAGTCCAGCAGCTTCGTGATCGGCCTGTTTACAAAATGGAAATGTTTGCCAAATGGATTTGGTTTGCCAAACGGTGCATACATACTTTGCAGAAAAGGTCGTCGAATTTCAGGACAAATTCGTCGCCACGTGTCAATTGTCGTGCACAAACAGCGCAGCGAAAACATTCGACATGATAGATTTTATTACGAGCACGCATCACCAGATCCGTCTTGCTGAAACACAGTGAACATTTGGCGCATTTGGCGCCAAACAAcctaaacaaaacaaaacaaaacaaaacaaaacatgtAAAAAACATAATGTTTTACAGATTcgtaatgaaaaatgaaaaatctgcAGATCTGGGTGTTGAGAAAAGCCAGAGAAAGGCTATAAATCTcgtgtttgatgataaaaaacagATCCACTGAAAATTTATTGTGTTTATCATCCACAGTTGAGACTGGTAGACTGATTGACATTGGCTATTCCGGCATAACGATTGAATCAGATTGCCAAGACACTCACTATCAGATTGCCGACGTCGCCATCATTATATGCCGATTTCGACACCGATAAGCAAGGTCATGTGtatatggtgtgtgtgtgtgtgtttgtttgatctATTCCGAACAGATCaccatttcaaattcaaaagtCAACATATTGAaacttttgaaaaaatccaCACTCTTCAGAATACCTGGAGATTTGGAACGCATACACACTCGACAAAGCAAAGATTGTCATCAGGCAGTCATTGCGATTACATCATCAAGTGTATGGgtaaacaaaattgaaaaagtgATCTGAACAACAGCGAAACCAAAAATGgaagcaccaccaccacgaaaacgaaaaacaaagccataaaaaaaaccaaagcCAAGTATTGAGTAAATAAAGCCAATAATGAATGCGTTTTAAACGACTTTGTTTTGGCgaaaaacacaacaacaaaacatcaaTTCCATAtggcatgatgatgatgatgatgatgttgatgatgatgttttttgcCAATCGTCGAAACCGTTGAAACCCTAGGCTATCTGTGTTAAAATTTCTTCAGTCAAGACGACGACACTCGTATCGAAATGAACAATCTCCACACATACGAGTTTGGAGAGAAATTGTCTCGTCATTGTCAGTGATAGTGTTATCATGTGTCtcattatcgatgaaaaGGTTGTCCAATGTATTCGTGTTTCGCTTACCTGAGATAATCTCGTTTACAGTACGTTTTGCCATCACGCACAAAACAAGTACACGATTCATCCAGATATTGTTGACAATCGGCACATTTCAGACAGCTTGCATGCCACTCAAGATCGGGTGATACCCGCAAGATGTACTGGTCGTAGATTTCCGAACCACAACCGACGCACAACGAGATTCGTTCAGCCGCTGATGGCCATTTACCTATCATTGTTGTGTTCAATTAGTGGTGATTTGTGGTcagtgtgtatgtgtgtgtcgatgatgagatttgattttgtcgtCGTTATCGATGCCCGCCAGTGGCAGAGATTTGGTTCGATGGCATTTAAtcagtgaatgaatgaatgagcgAATGGAgggaaaaacaaacaagtgGATATTCGACAATTTGATCGGATGAATTTATTCTATTGGGGCTTACGTGGTGATAATTGTGTAGATGTCGTCGATGAACAGGACGTAGATGTTGTCAAAGTCGTTGATGTTGACAAAGTGGAGGATGAAGAGGATGGTTCCGTTTTGATGGGCATCGATGAAGCAACCGCCATCGGATCAGTGATTTGaggtgaaaaaatttttaattgaattggttgaaatcatcaacaattcaaCACACCACCATAATGACCCACAAAAGACACAAACTAGAGCAcattgacacacacacacacacacacgatttGCAAgtcgaaaaaatgaaattttcacttGGTCTCagaattttcgttttcaggTTCACTTTGTGATTCGTTCAGGTCGACTCtgtgaaattcaatttcgagTGAGTGTGTGTTATGCCAAAATGTGGACAACGTCGAATTGCTCTTTCGCCACTCAAACATGCGTGTTTTGTTCAAAACATGCTACTGCTTTTCTATTTGAAAAAGTGCCAAAAAGATTCAAATCCCGCCTACAAACGAATCACTGGACCAATCGACATGACGAGCGACGATGGTGCTTGTCTGTAATTGGTTACTGTTGCTGTTTTAGTGACAACCCACTTGATACTCAAAGACATTCATTCGCACACACAGATCTGATCTGATGCTACACTCTAATGTAGCcatatgatcatcaccatctgTCTGTCTTGTGATGGGAGCAGTAGCTACGTTATTTCTCAATGACGACGAagaagacaacaacaacaacaacaacaacaacaacaacaattcattgCACCCAACAATTTCATCCAGCAGCAAAAAGACCTGGCGTTGAACCAGAATCCTGCTTTGTACTTGATACACTTGATTCGACATGGTCATTCTGTGGGATGACAATCATTGGATTCTGGTTGTCAGTCAACCTGTTCATAAACGGCCGGTTTTGTATCCGAAATTAATTCATCGTGtgtaattcaattaaatcagTGATGTACGCGGTTCACTGAGTCAATGACAGAACTGGTGGTCCTGATGGAACAGATGACATGTCGATATGTTCGGggagaatataaaaaaaaacagaaagcAGAAAAGAGAAATTTGCTCAATTGAACACGATCAATGGTGCGGATGTTGATGGTTTATTCGAGACATTTGGTCGAATATTTGGAAAATCAAATCCAGTCAACAACAAGTCAACGGTCAAGTGTGTTTGTCCAAGAATGATTGAGatattggtcatcatcattgttcagGTATGGAACTATGCAACGAAATGTTGACTCAAATGTTGTCGAGTTGTGCACAGTCAAAACAGAACAAGACAAGATAACAAG
This is a stretch of genomic DNA from Dermatophagoides farinae isolate YC_2012a chromosome 6, ASM2471394v1, whole genome shotgun sequence. It encodes these proteins:
- the LOC124493847 gene encoding uncharacterized protein LOC124493847; protein product: MAVASSMPIKTEPSSSSSTLSTSTTLTTSTSCSSTTSTQLSPRKWPSAAERISLCVGCGSEIYDQYILRVSPDLEWHASCLKCADCQQYLDESCTCFVRDGKTYCKRDYLRLFGAKCAKCSLCFSKTDLVMRARNKIYHVECFRCAVCARQLTRGDEFVLKFDDLFCKADHEAAGLGFNGANDVVTILGGHHPPLSHHLHPHGHFIGPPQLLHHRQPPSLHPNLHHQPPPPPPPPPQQQQHGLSASNHSLSSSSSSSSSSSSSSSSSSSSTSSSLTPLTPVTPECLKENNVSAASQLLGLGAPGSPSINNPVHHQQQPSMPLHPAGIIPGPGGDLNGHMNSSNISPSGGAGAPTHLSSLSGALHMDPPLTTSLSISSGSMTPPSSSVIPQPPPPPPPPLQPSNQLNSVNQSNSNNNNNNNNNNSSSTNSSSTNSSGQHHHHHHHHHRSSSSHRSSSMSHHHNSNKNPDHKPTRVRTVLNEKQLHTLRSCYNANPRPDALMKEQLVEMTGLSPRVIRVWFQNKRCKDKKRSILMKQMQQQEKDGRQLNIGQMRGVPLIATSPVRHESPVQMTPIDVHSYQPPWKALADYASMQPDIDPNAAQFQHLVSQMHGYSDGNGGMNASSDTCLSSLGHGSGGNGANGPCTPMSYLAEQDIHQPPSNMSSDLSSPCTSD